One window of Parambassis ranga chromosome 3, fParRan2.1, whole genome shotgun sequence genomic DNA carries:
- the ankdd1a gene encoding ankyrin repeat and death domain-containing protein 1A isoform X3 has product MHRTWRASRCRRMMSIDRKALHWAAGAGNEQALRLLLDHDTDVDESDSFGMNALLLTSWFGHLKLLQTLVSCGAKLNSENKDGLSILHCAAQRGHIEVLKFIMEELEDFCLDKADKSGKTALHLAAEHGQLEVIEYLIGMGCTHGLKDKEENTAMHLAAKQGHTDVLQKIAETGVDIDERNIDGLTALHLAANGGRYECVKLLLASGCNVDAHTNNNMTALHYVAQHGFNREANLLLEAGVNVDTVNNQHITPLHLAVINHHKGVINLLIDADCDLDITDSRQQTAMHIAAEHGLQDLAEMMLISGVNLNLADKQGKTCLEVAARGNHVILVDMIIKADRFYKWEKDHICEEGLWVGKTLSFKQDHQLETQHLRSVLWNLATKHLCRGEWKILAQHWEFSDAHIRAIEHQWTGMKSFKEHGHRMLLIWLHGMLLAGENPIKGLYEGLVEISRTDLAGEPVKEVHPAEGKCRDQFSQSVLCNVIH; this is encoded by the exons TTTGGCATGAACGCTCTGCTTCTGACGTCCTGGTTTGGACACCTAAAACTGCTGCAGACCCTGGTCTCCTGTGGGGCCAAACTGAACTCTGAAAACAAA GATGGTCTAAGTATACTGCACTGTGCTGCTCAGCGAGGCCACATCGAAGTACTGAAGTTCATCATGGAGGAACTTGAAGACTTCTGTCTGGACAAAGCAGACAAG TCAGGGAAGACGGCTCTCCACCTAGCAGCTGAACACGGACAGCTAGAAGTGATTGAGTATCTCATTGGAATGGGTTGCACACATGGTTTGAAGGAcaag GAGGAGAACACAGCCATGCATCTTGCAGCAAAGCAAGGGCACACAGACGTCCTGCAGAAGATTGCGGAGACTGGAGTAGATATAGATGAAAGGAATATT GATGGGCTCACAGCGTTGCACCTGGCAGCTAATGGAGGTCGTTACGAATGTGTCAAACTCCTGCTGGCATCTGGCTGTAATGTTGATGCACACACTAAT AATAATATGACGGCTCTCCATTACGTGGCTCAGCATGGCTTCAACAGAGAGGCCAACTTGCTGCTGGAGGCAGGAGTCAACGTAGACACAGTAAACAAT CAACACATCACCCCGCTCCACCTAGCAGTGATCAATCATCATAAAGGGGTAATTAATCTGCTTATAGATGCTGACTGTGATCTGGACATCACTGACAGT AGGCAGCAGACTGCGATGCACATAGCAGCAGAACATGGCTTGCAGGATCTAGCTGAGATGATGCTGATATCTGGTGTCAACCTCAATCTGGCTGACAAG CAGGGGAAAACTTGTCTGGAAGTGGCAGCAAGGGGGAATCATGTGATCCTGGTGGATATGATCATCAAAGCTGACCGTTTCTATAAATGGGAGAAG GATCACATATGTGAGGAGGGCTTGTGGGTGGGGAAGACCCTCAGCTTCAAGCAGGACCACCAGCTGGAGACACAGCATCTTCGCTCTGTTCTGTGGAACCTGGCCACCAAGCACCTCTGCCGCGGAGAGTGGAAGATTCTGGCTCAACACTGGGAATTCAGCGATGCTCATATAAGGGCTATAGAACACCAGTGGACAG GTATGAAAAGCTTCAAGGAGCATGGTCATCGCATGTTGTTAATCTGGCTTCATGGAATGTTATTGGCGGGGGAGAACCCCATCAAAGGCCTGTACGAGGGGCTTGTGGAAATCTCACGCACTGACTTGGCAGGTGAGCCCGTCAAAGA AGTGCATCCGGCAGAAGGCAAATGCAGAGACCAGTTCTCCCAAAGTGTGCTCTGCAATGTGATACACTGA